GCCATGTTTCCTATCCGTGCACCCCTCTTAGCTGCACTGGTCAGCCTTACCCTATGCCAGTATTATGACTACGACTACCAGCCTGCTTCCATGTTGGGGCCATCAGGGCCAAACTGTAATCAAGAGTGTGAGTGCCCGATCCATTTCCCTAGCGCGATGTATTGCAATAGCCGCAAACTTAAAGTTGTACCTGTAGTTCCAACAGGGATCAAGTACCTGTACCTGCAGAACAACCTGATTGAAGAGATCAAGGCAGGAGTGTTTGATAATGTTACTGATACTCTGCGCTGGCTGATTATTGACAACAACCAAATCACCAATGCTAAGATAGAGAAGGGAACCATTGACAAGCTCACAGTACTGGAGAAGCTATTCTTCAGCCACAACAACCTTACAGAGCCAGTCATCCCTCCCTCAAAGGCCCTTGAGGAGCTGAAGATTATGTACAATAAGTTGTCCAAGTTTCCCTCGGGACTCTTAACTGACAAGGAGAATTTGACCTCCATCAATCTTCAGCACAACGAATTAACCTCTGAAGCCATTGCAGGGGCTTTCAAAGGGCCAAAGAAGCTGCTGTCTTTAGATGTTAGCCATAACAAGCTGAAGAAGCTGCCAGCCGGAGTCCCAAGTTCACTGGAAATCCTCTATGCTGACTACAACGATGTTGAGGGTGTTGGAGCAGGATACTTGAACAAGCTGCCCACACTTAAGTACCTGAGGATCTCCCACAACAAGCTGGTGGACTCTGGGATTCCTGCTGGAGTGTTCAATGTAACATCACTGGTTGAGCTGGATCTCTCTTTCAACAAACTGCAGTCCATCCCTGAAATTAATGAGCAGCTGGAGCAACTCTACCTTCAGGCCAATGAGATCAGCAGTGAGTGgcaatgtttttaacattttaacattgcATTTTAATTGAATGTTTTTATGAAGGTTACCTTTGGAGTCtaatatatttttgaaagttaTTTACTGAATTTGTGTTGGAGAACATGTAGGGTTGGAATGGACTCAACAAGCCGCTCAACAGAACCAAAAGCAAAAGGTTGAGGCCGTGCTTACAAGTAAAAGCTTCCACAAAGCCTACAATCAGAAGAATGTGGCGAGAGCTAGATAGAGCTAAATCAGCTTGTTTTCTtgtagaaatgtggataatttGGATGTAAAGGTATAGTGATCTTCTTTTAATTCTACAGTTTGAGACAAGTGATGAGAAGTGGGTATGGTTTTGCAGATACACAATACTGACCATTTAGGATTTAAAGATATGGAGTTTAAAATGGCAGTATCATTAACTATTACCCTTTGATGAAAGGGGAGAACGATAAATTAAGCCAGTTAGAAGTATAAACTTACATGCCAAATCAAAACTAAACCACACTCCATGGTCTGGTAAggccatggtttccaacctattttccttgaggacccccttcatgcaaatactaaaaagccgtGCACCCCCTGCCCCGCCCCGGGCTGAAACCAtccttgtttttatgctttcaaaagtaaaattcttaccataaataatgtattctggctgagtcctgtcctcccataaaccaaaagttaaattaacaacatatagctttactttgtttttcttaaaatagggtcagtgtgtggacattaatcacaatggctctgaatgttttaAAGCTCTTTGGTGGACCCTCTTGCAgggtcccagaccccaggttgagaaccactgctgcAAAGTATGG
The window above is part of the Melanotaenia boesemani isolate fMelBoe1 chromosome 23, fMelBoe1.pri, whole genome shotgun sequence genome. Proteins encoded here:
- the lum gene encoding lumican, whose amino-acid sequence is MFPIRAPLLAALVSLTLCQYYDYDYQPASMLGPSGPNCNQECECPIHFPSAMYCNSRKLKVVPVVPTGIKYLYLQNNLIEEIKAGVFDNVTDTLRWLIIDNNQITNAKIEKGTIDKLTVLEKLFFSHNNLTEPVIPPSKALEELKIMYNKLSKFPSGLLTDKENLTSINLQHNELTSEAIAGAFKGPKKLLSLDVSHNKLKKLPAGVPSSLEILYADYNDVEGVGAGYLNKLPTLKYLRISHNKLVDSGIPAGVFNVTSLVELDLSFNKLQSIPEINEQLEQLYLQANEISKFDLTSFCKFIGPLNYSRLKHLRLDANNLTHNSMPIESSNCLRQALDIMFE